One stretch of Gouania willdenowi chromosome 16, fGouWil2.1, whole genome shotgun sequence DNA includes these proteins:
- the LOC114477815 gene encoding uncharacterized protein LOC114477815, producing MSKVYSSQQALEMILNDANPCDSDGEEISLHLSSDSEISSDEEDSPPSEKRGRLETHEWLTETAKDGTVWREEQVGRPLHHSPIEGHVTDGEPTALARRKVTSRLQSFFCFITLEMLRTIQEWTVQHALQTQHENWFMAIPELMAFIAILLLRGIVRLPSLHDAWSANLGPPLINRIMARNRFKDIIQHLRFDDKDTRETH from the exons ATGTCAAAAGTTTACAGCTCTCAGCAGGCTTTGGAGATGATCCTAAATGACGCCAACCCCTGTGACTCCGATGGAGAAGAAATATCCCTTCATCTGAGTTCTGACTCTGAAATTTCTTCCG ATGAGGAGGATTCGCCACCTTCAGAAAAGAGAGGTCGCCTGGAGACACACGAGTGGCTGACAGAGACGGCAAAAGACGGCACAGTGTGGCGTGAAGAACAGGTCGGAAGGCCTCTCCATCACAGCCCAATTGAAGGTCACgtcacagatggagagccaactgctttggccagaagaaaggtgacgagtcgcttacagagtttcttctgcttcaTAACTCTGGAAATGCTTCGGACCATTCAGGAGTGGACTGTCCAGCATGCACTCCAGACACAACATGAGAACTGGTTCATGGCCATACCTGAACTAATGGCGTTCATTGCCATCCTGCTTCTGCGGGGGATTGTCCGCCTTCCATCGCTGCATGACGCATGGTCAGCAAATCTGGGACCACCCCTGATCAACAGGATTATGGCTCGAAACCGTTTCAAGGACATCATTCAGCATCTACGCTTCGACGACAAGGACACACGCG AAACGCACTGA